From the genome of Perca flavescens isolate YP-PL-M2 chromosome 1, PFLA_1.0, whole genome shotgun sequence, one region includes:
- the LOC114562514 gene encoding nuclear factor 7, brain-like: MAEKTALVENVLNCHVCSETFRDPVSLSCNHSFCSSCLHTFWEQANNKNCPICKTKSLTDEPAVNVDNFSGRQKSGSSETEKGEKKVEVVCDKHPEVPYWFCKDEDRVVCPVCEFSLHHGHTVVPVEQAVRDLKEQLKSDLQSLQDKRDKHRRVEETYDEINQHSKKQLLSTESQIRAEFNKLHQFLKEEEESRLAALREEEQQRGKTVSREMKRIEEQISSLSDSISAVEADLQKDSVAFLSSYKASQSRARVQCSLSDPQLLSGALTDVAKHLGNLSFRVWAKMKDMVHFCPVILDPNTAYPPLYLSDDLTSVRRGDTKQKLPDNPERHSRYASVLGSGGFSSGKHSWEVEVGDYPDWNLGLAKESADRKGERYVSPEYGNWCLVHHSGKYTNGSGESVTVKKSLQRIRVQLDYEGGEVSFYDSEDMTHIYTHRDTFTEKLFPYFNIGQAGDATTAEIKLCPAEIAL; the protein is encoded by the coding sequence ATGGCTGAGAAAACTGCTCTTGTTGAAAATGTCCTGAACTGCCATGTGTGTTCAGAGACTTTCAGAGATCCTGTGTCTCTGAGCTGCAACCACAGCTTCTGTTCAAGCTGCCTGCACACATTCTGGGAACAAGCTAACAACAAAAACTGTCCCATTTGTAAAACAAAGTCCTTAACGGATGAACCAGCAGTGAACGTTGATAACTTTTCTGGGAGACAGAAATCTGGATCATCTGAGacagaaaaaggagagaagaaggTGGAGGTGGTGTGTGATAAACATCCAGAAGTCCCTTATTGGTTCTGTAAGGATGAAGATAGAGttgtgtgtcctgtctgtgaGTTTTCTCTCCACCACGGTCACACGGTGGTTCCTGTAGAACAAGCAGTCAGAGATCTGAAGGAGCAGCTGAAATCTGACTTACAGTCTCTGCAGGacaagagagacaaacacagacgaGTTGAGGAAACATACGATGAAATAAATCAACACTCCAAGAAGCAGCTGCTGTCTACAGAGAGTCAGATCAGAGCCGAGTTCAACAAGCTGCACCAGTTcctgaaagaggaagaggagtccaGACTGGCAGCTCTGAGGGAGGAAGAGCAGCAGAGGGGGAAGACTGTCagcagagagatgaagaggattGAGGAGCAGATCTCCTCTCTGTCAGACAGCATCTCTGCTGTGGAAGCAGACCTGCAGAAAGACAGCGTGGCGTTCCTCAGCAGTTATAAAGCCTCTCAGAGCAGAGCCAGAGTCCAGTGCTCGCTGTCAgatccacagctgctctcaggagCACTGACAGATGTGGCCAAACATCTGGGCAACCTGTCCTTCAGAGTCTGGGCGAAGATGAAGGACATGGTCCACTTCTGCCCCGTCATtctggacccaaacactgcatacccccctctctatctgtctgatGATCTGACCAGTGTGAGACGTGGAGACACAAAGCAGAAGCTTCCAGACAATCCAGAGAGACACAGCAGGTATGCCTCTGTTCTGGGCTCTGGTGGTTTCAGCTCAGGGAAACACAGctgggaggtggaggtgggagATTATCCTGACTGGAATCTGGGTTTAGCCAAAGAGTCAGCTGACAGGAAGGGAGAAAGATATGTTTCACCAGAATATGGAAACTGGTGTTTAGTACATCACAGTGGAAAATACACTAATGGATCTGGTGAGAGTGTCACAGTGAAGAAGAGTCTCCAGAGGATTAGAGTCCAGCTGGACTATGAGGGGGGGGAGGTGTCCTTCTATGACTCTGAAGACATGACTCACATctacactcacagagacactttcactgagaaactcttcCCTTATTTCAATATTGGACAGGCTGGTGATGCTACAACTGCAGAAATCAAACTCTGTCCAGCTGAGATTGCTCTGTGA